In the Methylomonas rhizoryzae genome, one interval contains:
- the bioD gene encoding dethiobiotin synthase: protein MAAGVFITGTDTNVGKTWSSIALLLALRAKGYTTAGFKPVAAGCQWDGGGWKNRDALLLQRFGTAALDYQKVNPYAFELAVSPHIACGTTPVNLQVLQSCYAELAGRVDWVVVEGAGGWLSPLGAALDNAELALALQLPVILVVGMRLGCINHACLSAQAVKLANLRLAGWIAVTLDVDMPAFNANLEYLHSRLDAPLLGVLPHQRTANFGELAEHLSLTDIIY, encoded by the coding sequence ATGGCCGCGGGGGTGTTTATAACCGGTACGGATACCAACGTCGGCAAGACGTGGTCCAGCATTGCCTTGCTGCTGGCATTGCGGGCAAAAGGATATACGACGGCCGGATTTAAACCGGTAGCGGCCGGTTGCCAGTGGGATGGAGGCGGTTGGAAGAATCGGGACGCGTTGTTGCTGCAGCGTTTCGGTACCGCCGCGCTGGATTATCAAAAAGTCAATCCCTATGCCTTCGAGTTAGCGGTTTCGCCGCACATCGCGTGCGGCACTACCCCGGTAAATCTGCAAGTGTTGCAAAGCTGCTATGCCGAATTAGCCGGGCGTGTCGATTGGGTGGTTGTAGAAGGCGCGGGCGGTTGGCTTTCGCCGCTAGGCGCGGCGCTGGATAACGCCGAATTGGCGCTTGCTTTGCAATTGCCGGTAATTTTGGTGGTCGGTATGCGGCTGGGTTGTATCAACCACGCTTGCTTAAGCGCGCAGGCGGTAAAATTGGCCAACCTGCGCTTGGCCGGATGGATAGCGGTTACTTTGGATGTCGACATGCCGGCGTTCAACGCGAATTTGGAATATTTACACAGCCGTCTCGACGCGCCTTTGCTGGGGGTGTTGCCCCATCAACGGACGGCCAATTTCGGGGAACTTGCCGAGCACTTAAGTTTGACCGACATAATTTATTGA
- the bioF gene encoding 8-amino-7-oxononanoate synthase yields the protein MSNPFYHFAPQLHQLRDAGLLRARRISDGPQGVDVIVDGKSVVNFCSNDYLGLANHPEVIAAFQQAAERYGVGSGSAHLICGHTAAHHALEEELAEFTGRERALLFSTGYMANIGVIAGLLQRGDSVLEDRLNHASLLDGGLLSGARFQRYRHADLQDLSRRLQAAGGRTLVVSDGVFSMDGDIANVRGLADLADKYQAGLLIDDAHGFGVLGVKGGGVAEYFDLGQQQLPILMGTLGKAFGTFGAFVAGSADLIELLLQKARSYVFTTALPAAVAEATRTSLRLLQTEAWRRERLHASIRRFRTGAAQLNLNVLPSETAIQPVVLGDSRLASAVSGKLLQQGFWVSAIRPPTVPDGTARLRITLSAPHRDQHIDALLEALSRSLT from the coding sequence ATGAGCAACCCGTTTTACCATTTCGCCCCGCAGTTGCACCAATTGCGCGACGCCGGCTTGTTGCGGGCGCGCCGAATTTCGGATGGTCCGCAAGGCGTCGATGTCATCGTTGACGGTAAGTCGGTCGTCAATTTTTGCAGCAACGATTACCTAGGGTTAGCGAATCATCCGGAAGTGATTGCCGCGTTTCAGCAGGCGGCTGAACGCTACGGCGTAGGTAGCGGTTCCGCGCATTTGATCTGCGGACATACCGCGGCGCATCACGCTTTGGAGGAAGAATTGGCCGAATTCACCGGCCGCGAACGGGCGTTGTTGTTCTCGACCGGTTATATGGCCAACATCGGTGTGATCGCCGGTTTGCTGCAGCGAGGCGACAGTGTTTTAGAGGACAGGCTGAATCATGCCTCGCTACTGGACGGCGGGCTGTTGTCCGGAGCGCGCTTTCAGCGCTACCGGCATGCGGATTTACAAGATTTGAGTCGCAGGCTGCAAGCTGCCGGCGGCCGAACGCTGGTGGTTAGCGACGGGGTGTTCAGCATGGACGGCGACATCGCCAACGTCCGCGGCTTAGCCGATCTGGCCGACAAATATCAGGCCGGATTGCTGATAGACGACGCCCACGGCTTCGGCGTGTTGGGGGTCAAGGGCGGCGGCGTGGCCGAATATTTCGATCTCGGCCAGCAACAATTGCCGATATTGATGGGAACCTTGGGCAAGGCGTTCGGTACTTTCGGCGCATTTGTCGCGGGTTCTGCCGATCTGATCGAATTGTTGCTGCAAAAAGCGCGCAGCTATGTGTTTACCACGGCGCTGCCGGCCGCAGTGGCCGAAGCGACCCGAACCAGTTTGCGATTGTTGCAAACCGAAGCATGGCGGCGCGAACGTTTACACGCATCGATCCGCCGTTTTCGCACCGGTGCGGCGCAGTTGAATCTGAACGTGTTGCCGTCCGAAACGGCGATACAGCCGGTTGTATTGGGCGACAGCCGGCTCGCTAGCGCCGTCAGCGGCAAATTGCTGCAACAGGGTTTTTGGGTTTCGGCGATCAGGCCGCCTACCGTCCCGGACGGTACTGCCCGCCTGCGGATTACCTTATCCGCGCCACACCGGGACCAGCACATCGACGCCTTGCTCGAGGCTTTAAGCCGGTCGCTGACATGA
- the bioB gene encoding biotin synthase BioB: protein MTARQERIQVDAFVRHDWRLEQVEALFTLPFNDLLFEAQSVHRRFFDPNEVQVSSLLSIKTGSCSEDCGYCPQSARYDADLHPEALMPVADVLQAAERAKAQGASRFCMGAAWRSPKDRDIERVVEMVKGVKALGMETCVTLGMLSDKQTQALKDGGLDYYNHNLDTSEDYYSEIISTRSYQDRLDTLDRVRAAGINVCCGGIVGMGESETDRAKLLLQLANMPKHPESVPINMLVQVQGTPLYGTDTLDPLLFVRTVAVARIMMPEARVRLSAGRKDMSDEMQALCFLAGANSIFYGDKLLTTDNPMTNSDRQLFDRLGLRMGGSSYA from the coding sequence ATGACCGCCCGCCAGGAACGTATTCAAGTCGACGCATTCGTCCGCCACGATTGGCGTTTGGAACAAGTCGAAGCTTTATTCACTTTGCCGTTTAACGATTTACTGTTCGAAGCGCAAAGCGTGCACCGGCGGTTTTTCGACCCTAACGAAGTACAGGTCAGTAGCTTGTTAAGCATTAAAACCGGTTCGTGCTCGGAAGATTGCGGTTACTGCCCGCAAAGCGCCCGTTACGATGCCGACTTGCATCCGGAGGCGCTGATGCCGGTTGCCGACGTATTGCAAGCCGCCGAGCGGGCCAAAGCGCAAGGTGCTTCGCGTTTCTGCATGGGTGCGGCGTGGCGTAGCCCCAAAGACCGCGACATCGAAAGAGTGGTGGAAATGGTCAAAGGCGTCAAGGCTTTGGGCATGGAAACCTGCGTGACCTTGGGTATGTTGAGCGATAAGCAAACCCAAGCGTTAAAAGACGGCGGCTTGGATTATTACAACCATAATCTGGATACCTCGGAGGATTATTACTCCGAAATCATCAGCACCCGCAGTTACCAAGACCGTTTGGATACTTTGGATAGGGTGCGCGCCGCCGGCATCAATGTTTGTTGCGGGGGCATCGTCGGCATGGGCGAGTCCGAAACCGATAGGGCTAAGTTGTTGTTGCAATTAGCCAATATGCCCAAACATCCGGAAAGCGTGCCGATCAACATGCTGGTGCAAGTGCAAGGTACGCCTTTGTACGGCACCGATACGCTGGATCCTTTGCTGTTCGTCAGAACCGTTGCGGTTGCCCGCATCATGATGCCGGAAGCGCGGGTGCGCTTATCGGCCGGGCGTAAAGACATGAGCGACGAAATGCAAGCCTTGTGTTTTCTGGCCGGCGCCAATTCGATTTTCTACGGCGATAAGCTGTTGACCACCGATAATCCGATGACGAATAGCGACCGGCAGTTGTTCGATCGCTTGGGATTGCGGATGGGCGGTTCCAGCTACGCCTGA
- a CDS encoding ComF family protein gives MNNWLNIIQKKLLPPRCIFCEAEGYADFDLCAVCAGQLQNNSPCCPRCAQPFEAGQPDEIVCGRCIASPPWFDAAYAPYLYDEYLQHLITGLKYRQRIVHARLLGRLLAAHVGTQANRPDCLIPVPLYPQRYRERGFNQALEIARVIARELDIALDISGCIRVRDTGHQTGSTARQRRKNLRGAFELRTPLPYHHVAIVDDVMTTGATVNALAASLKRGGVSKIDVWVCARA, from the coding sequence GTGAACAACTGGCTAAATATTATACAGAAGAAATTGCTGCCGCCGCGCTGTATCTTTTGCGAAGCCGAAGGATACGCGGATTTCGACCTGTGTGCGGTCTGTGCCGGTCAGTTGCAAAACAATTCGCCGTGCTGCCCCCGTTGCGCACAACCTTTCGAGGCCGGGCAGCCGGATGAAATAGTGTGCGGCCGCTGTATCGCCAGCCCGCCATGGTTCGACGCCGCCTATGCACCTTATCTGTACGACGAATACCTGCAACACTTGATCACCGGACTCAAATACCGACAGCGCATTGTGCATGCTCGCCTGCTGGGCCGGCTATTGGCCGCACACGTCGGCACCCAGGCAAACAGGCCGGATTGCTTGATACCGGTTCCCTTATACCCGCAGCGCTACCGCGAGCGCGGTTTTAATCAAGCACTGGAAATTGCTCGGGTGATAGCGCGTGAGCTGGATATCGCCTTGGATATTTCCGGCTGCATCCGCGTGCGCGATACGGGTCATCAAACCGGCTCGACGGCAAGACAGCGGCGCAAAAATTTGCGCGGCGCGTTCGAACTGCGCACACCGCTGCCTTACCACCACGTGGCTATTGTCGACGACGTGATGACTACCGGCGCGACGGTCAACGCGTTAGCCGCCAGCTTGAAACGGGGCGGCGTGAGCAAAATAGACGTTTGGGTTTGCGCCCGCGCTTGA
- the bioC gene encoding malonyl-ACP O-methyltransferase BioC produces MKGVVSDNVRIARSFAVAASRYDRLATLQREVGLELMRRYPLQAGLGNCLDLGCGTGFLTGRMLTGGGAEQLLALDIAMPMLQTARGKYPLGNAGYVCADAQRLPFADNSFQQIYSNLALQWVGDLAATFSELRRVITPSGRLVFATFGQDTLRELKAAWARVDAGRHVNSFPSAVQTEALLAGAGFERVSVQSVLYRSRYPGVDVLMHELKGLGANQIKQAPIRTITTKARLNAMIEHYQALMTEPGIVASYEILFAAAER; encoded by the coding sequence ATGAAAGGCGTTGTATCCGACAATGTCAGAATCGCGCGCTCTTTTGCCGTGGCCGCAAGCCGTTACGACCGCTTAGCGACCCTGCAGCGCGAGGTCGGTTTGGAATTGATGCGGCGTTACCCGCTGCAGGCCGGTCTGGGTAATTGCTTGGATTTGGGCTGCGGGACGGGATTTTTGACCGGTCGTATGTTGACGGGCGGTGGGGCGGAGCAGTTGTTGGCGTTGGACATTGCGATGCCTATGTTGCAAACGGCGCGCGGCAAATATCCGCTCGGGAACGCCGGTTATGTCTGCGCCGACGCGCAACGTTTGCCTTTTGCCGACAACAGTTTTCAACAAATTTATTCCAATTTGGCGTTGCAATGGGTCGGCGATCTGGCGGCGACATTCTCCGAGCTGCGCCGGGTGATAACGCCGTCCGGACGGTTGGTATTCGCCACTTTCGGTCAAGACACCTTGCGGGAGCTCAAGGCGGCCTGGGCGCGGGTGGATGCCGGTCGTCACGTCAATAGCTTTCCGAGCGCGGTGCAGACCGAAGCGTTACTGGCTGGTGCAGGATTTGAGCGGGTGAGCGTACAATCCGTCCTTTACCGGTCCCGCTATCCCGGCGTCGATGTTTTGATGCATGAGTTAAAAGGTTTGGGCGCGAATCAAATCAAGCAAGCGCCAATACGGACAATCACCACTAAAGCCCGATTGAATGCCATGATAGAGCACTATCAGGCTCTGATGACGGAGCCCGGAATCGTGGCCAGTTACGAAATTTTGTTCGCGGCGGCCGAGCGCTAA
- the coxB gene encoding cytochrome c oxidase subunit II, producing MKKTKQLLACLVLTALSLEAAHADYTLNLVQGVTQLSHELYDLHMLILWICVFIGIGVFGTMFYSIFHHRKSKGHQAATFHENTTVEIIWTIIPTLILVSMAIPATKAVIDLDKVQESDMSIKVTGKQWYWDYEYLDNGIHFESHLDEASEKVHRVSDMDPRTVANYLLNVDKPLVIPTKKKIRFLFTAADVIHSWWVPDLGWKKDANPGFINEAWTYVENPGVYRGQCTELCGRDHGFMPVVVIAMEQDRYDAWVKETLDKQNKPVDLSEESRSVLMTKGESVYLKNCVACHQIDGKGISGWYPALRASAKVTGNMDQLIGFIQAGTSKMPAFRKLPDNELAELITYIRNSPDIGNSVGDEIQPNQITPKWDDDE from the coding sequence GTGAAGAAAACAAAGCAACTGCTCGCCTGTTTGGTTTTAACGGCCTTAAGCCTTGAAGCTGCGCACGCGGACTACACACTTAATCTAGTGCAAGGGGTGACTCAACTCAGTCATGAGTTGTACGACTTACACATGCTGATCCTTTGGATTTGCGTATTTATCGGCATCGGTGTGTTCGGCACCATGTTTTACTCGATATTTCATCACCGCAAGTCGAAAGGACATCAAGCAGCCACTTTTCACGAAAACACCACCGTAGAAATCATTTGGACCATCATCCCGACTTTAATCCTGGTCAGCATGGCGATACCGGCGACCAAAGCGGTGATCGATCTGGATAAGGTCCAAGAGTCCGATATGTCGATTAAAGTCACCGGTAAACAATGGTACTGGGACTACGAATATTTGGATAACGGTATTCATTTCGAAAGCCATCTGGACGAAGCGAGCGAAAAGGTTCACCGCGTCAGCGATATGGACCCGCGTACGGTTGCCAACTATTTGCTGAATGTCGATAAACCTTTGGTTATTCCGACGAAAAAGAAAATCCGTTTCCTATTTACCGCTGCCGATGTGATTCACTCCTGGTGGGTGCCTGATTTAGGCTGGAAAAAAGATGCTAACCCCGGGTTCATCAACGAGGCCTGGACCTATGTCGAAAATCCCGGCGTTTACCGCGGTCAGTGCACCGAGTTATGCGGACGCGACCACGGCTTTATGCCGGTAGTCGTGATTGCAATGGAACAAGACCGCTACGACGCTTGGGTTAAAGAGACCTTAGACAAGCAAAACAAACCGGTCGACTTGAGCGAAGAAAGCCGTTCCGTGTTGATGACCAAAGGCGAATCCGTTTACTTGAAAAATTGCGTTGCTTGCCATCAAATCGACGGCAAGGGCATCAGCGGCTGGTATCCCGCGCTACGCGCCAGTGCAAAAGTTACCGGAAACATGGATCAGTTGATTGGATTTATTCAAGCCGGTACCAGCAAAATGCCCGCGTTCCGCAAACTGCCCGACAACGAATTGGCGGAATTGATTACTTATATCCGCAACTCGCCTGATATCGGCAATAGTGTGGGTGATGAAATTCAACCCAACCAAATCACTCCTAAATGGGATGACGATGAATAA
- a CDS encoding bacteriohemerythrin has protein sequence MALITWTAEQYGTNVGFADQEHQTLFGLLNKLYDDAIGGAARSTIGSSLDALIAYVVDHFAHEEKEMQAAGYAGFDAHKAEHDALVGICADLQKKFHAGEADVTDDVGQMVKSWLDKHIPTFDKGYSAVLK, from the coding sequence ATGGCATTGATCACTTGGACTGCTGAGCAATATGGAACCAACGTAGGGTTTGCCGATCAGGAGCACCAAACTTTGTTCGGATTATTGAATAAATTGTACGATGATGCGATCGGTGGGGCAGCTCGGTCGACTATCGGCAGTTCGCTGGATGCGTTGATTGCCTATGTGGTCGATCATTTCGCGCATGAAGAAAAAGAAATGCAGGCGGCCGGTTACGCCGGTTTCGATGCCCACAAAGCCGAACACGATGCTTTGGTGGGTATCTGTGCGGATCTCCAGAAGAAATTTCATGCAGGCGAGGCGGATGTGACCGATGACGTCGGGCAAATGGTTAAATCCTGGTTGGATAAACACATACCAACCTTCGACAAAGGCTATTCTGCCGTCTTAAAGTAA
- the bioH gene encoding pimeloyl-ACP methyl ester esterase BioH: protein MTQVYSEIYGNGPPLVMLHGWAMHSGVWRDFALRLAQRYRVICLDLPGHGRSAMCGATDLDEICEVLMRAIPERSCHLLGWSLGGTLVMAMAERFPERVDKVVVLAGNPKFVQADDWPGIRPDTLEAFADLLRRDVQQTLTRFLALQVNGLPHGKVLLNVLKQALQECPAAADAALAIGLQILKSADLRGFLLQNQVPTALIFGDKDTLIPVACATVLKRLNPRLQVSVLASAGHLPFLTHADELVELIVSHL from the coding sequence ATGACGCAAGTTTATTCCGAAATTTACGGTAACGGCCCACCGTTGGTTATGCTGCACGGCTGGGCGATGCACAGCGGCGTGTGGCGGGATTTCGCCTTACGCTTGGCCCAACGTTACCGAGTCATTTGTCTGGACCTGCCGGGGCACGGCCGCAGCGCGATGTGCGGCGCAACGGATTTGGACGAGATTTGCGAGGTGCTGATGCGGGCCATTCCGGAGCGGTCGTGCCATTTACTTGGCTGGTCCTTGGGTGGGACACTTGTCATGGCGATGGCCGAGCGTTTCCCGGAACGCGTCGATAAAGTGGTGGTGCTGGCCGGCAATCCGAAATTTGTACAAGCCGACGATTGGCCGGGCATCAGGCCGGATACCCTGGAGGCTTTTGCCGATTTGCTTAGGCGCGACGTGCAGCAAACCTTGACGCGATTTTTAGCCTTGCAGGTTAATGGTTTACCCCACGGTAAAGTGCTCTTGAATGTTCTGAAACAAGCGTTGCAGGAATGCCCGGCTGCGGCGGATGCCGCATTAGCAATAGGATTGCAAATACTGAAATCTGCCGATTTGCGCGGTTTTCTCTTGCAAAATCAGGTGCCGACCGCCTTGATATTCGGCGATAAAGATACTTTGATTCCGGTTGCCTGCGCGACAGTACTAAAACGACTGAATCCAAGATTGCAGGTGAGCGTTTTAGCGTCGGCGGGGCATTTACCTTTCTTGACCCATGCGGATGAGCTGGTCGAACTAATCGTGAGTCATTTATGA